In Aquimarina sp. TRL1, a single window of DNA contains:
- a CDS encoding fibronectin type III domain-containing protein, translated as MKNFHFKKGEVTPRAFKTLHLFILFVICYVGIVSAQDTPYVLGKESIFQEVLNQQKNSTLTLKTSDTETLSVKINIKEGDNTNYSIIGSVLLQEKSNGLEPLFSVRKFNGLLEGEIIMYEQKKAYKISSGDQGNVLIAEADINELLCVEFESEEVTDSSAPVNTKAAVPSLESLPGATAVIYLDFDGEVVSGTRWLNGRTINARPAGFSDQKILTTWRIMAEDFSAFNINVTTRRDVFDRAPKNRRMMCIFTTTKDAAPSAGGVAYLNSFSWNTDDPCWVFNLGNRSAGETGSHEIGHTLGLSHDGIRSGTTYYSGHGQWSPIMGWSASKPIGHWSKGEYNNANQKEDDLAIIAGSRNGFGYKQDDHSNSTNGATAIVADAGGNVKKEDNNGIITTRQDKDLFSFTTSGGNASFNFDPDPYYPNLNIKARILNAQGQEVASSDPSGLKASISTNLAKGTYYIEIDGVGEGNLSSGYSDYSSIGYFSISGKYIAGSDGGDTTAPSTPGNLTVSATTQSSVSLSWTASTDNVGVTGYDVYQGNTMVSSVSGTSTTVNGLTPSTTYSFKVKAKDAAGNTSAFSNTVSATTQGGDTTCDAVTGVKATNITKTAATINWNAVSTPTYTLEYKKSTDATYTSTKTTEASKVLTELSPKTTYQVRVKYTCPNGNNDGNICEGVPPYRRGTGYRPGDKVTYEGSLYQLNNNYRWDKLGACGSGSTANSTDAPYSTVISFTTLEDTTGGLCDGIAAWRPYPKVYRRGEKAVYNGILYEAQYNGTYWNPTYGFWTRLGSCSGGAFATESFDETTVEKLSVFPNPATDRVSVSFMGGSQQTSHIQLINLVGKVILQKEVKVTPGRNLIHLDISEIESGVYFIKNGTLSPKKIVIN; from the coding sequence ATGAAAAACTTTCATTTCAAAAAAGGAGAGGTGACACCTCGTGCCTTTAAAACACTGCATCTTTTTATCCTATTTGTCATATGCTATGTAGGAATCGTATCCGCACAAGACACCCCATATGTTCTAGGAAAAGAATCCATTTTTCAAGAAGTACTAAACCAACAAAAAAATAGTACACTAACACTTAAAACCTCAGACACCGAAACACTATCTGTCAAAATAAATATTAAAGAAGGAGATAATACAAACTATTCAATTATTGGAAGTGTATTACTTCAGGAAAAATCCAATGGTTTAGAACCACTATTCTCGGTTCGAAAATTCAATGGATTATTAGAAGGAGAAATCATTATGTATGAGCAAAAAAAGGCGTATAAGATTTCTTCTGGAGATCAGGGAAATGTTCTTATTGCTGAAGCTGACATCAATGAACTATTATGTGTTGAATTCGAATCTGAAGAAGTTACAGATTCTTCAGCTCCTGTTAACACCAAAGCCGCAGTACCAAGCTTGGAAAGTCTACCTGGAGCTACTGCTGTTATCTATCTTGATTTTGACGGAGAAGTTGTATCTGGCACCCGCTGGTTAAACGGTCGTACTATTAATGCTAGACCTGCTGGTTTTAGTGATCAGAAGATCTTAACTACTTGGAGAATTATGGCGGAAGATTTTTCTGCATTTAATATCAACGTGACTACGCGAAGAGATGTTTTTGACAGAGCTCCTAAGAATCGAAGAATGATGTGTATTTTTACAACGACTAAAGATGCAGCTCCATCTGCAGGAGGGGTTGCTTATTTAAACTCTTTTAGTTGGAATACAGATGATCCTTGCTGGGTATTTAACCTAGGAAACAGATCTGCCGGAGAAACAGGATCTCATGAAATCGGACATACACTCGGATTATCACATGACGGAATCAGATCTGGTACTACTTACTACTCTGGTCACGGACAATGGAGCCCTATCATGGGATGGAGTGCCAGCAAACCTATTGGACACTGGAGTAAAGGAGAATATAACAATGCAAATCAAAAAGAAGATGATTTAGCGATTATTGCCGGAAGCAGAAACGGATTTGGTTATAAACAAGATGATCATTCTAACTCTACAAATGGGGCTACAGCCATAGTTGCAGATGCTGGTGGAAATGTAAAAAAAGAGGACAATAACGGTATCATTACTACTCGCCAAGATAAAGACCTTTTCTCATTTACCACTTCAGGAGGAAATGCCAGCTTCAACTTTGACCCGGATCCTTATTATCCAAACTTAAACATAAAAGCCCGTATTCTTAATGCACAAGGACAAGAAGTAGCCTCTTCAGATCCTTCCGGGTTAAAAGCAAGTATCTCTACAAACCTTGCGAAGGGTACATACTATATAGAAATTGATGGTGTCGGAGAAGGAAATTTATCATCAGGATACTCTGATTACTCGTCTATTGGATATTTCTCTATTTCTGGAAAATATATTGCCGGAAGCGACGGAGGAGATACTACAGCGCCATCAACTCCAGGAAACCTGACTGTAAGTGCAACTACGCAATCATCAGTTTCTTTATCCTGGACAGCGTCTACAGATAATGTAGGAGTTACAGGATATGACGTATATCAAGGAAATACTATGGTTAGTTCTGTAAGTGGAACCTCTACAACAGTTAACGGACTTACCCCAAGTACTACTTATAGTTTCAAAGTAAAAGCAAAAGATGCAGCAGGAAATACATCTGCTTTTAGTAATACCGTTTCTGCTACTACTCAAGGAGGAGACACCACCTGTGATGCTGTTACAGGAGTGAAGGCAACTAATATTACCAAAACCGCTGCTACAATTAACTGGAATGCCGTAAGTACTCCTACATATACGCTAGAATATAAGAAGTCAACTGACGCTACATATACAAGTACAAAAACCACAGAAGCATCAAAAGTGCTTACTGAACTTTCTCCAAAAACAACTTATCAAGTTAGAGTTAAATATACTTGTCCTAATGGAAATAATGACGGAAACATCTGTGAAGGAGTTCCTCCATATAGAAGAGGTACTGGGTATAGACCTGGTGACAAGGTAACGTATGAAGGAAGCTTATACCAGCTAAACAACAACTACCGCTGGGATAAATTAGGTGCTTGTGGTAGTGGAAGCACTGCTAATAGTACTGATGCTCCTTATTCTACTGTGATATCATTCACCACATTGGAAGATACTACAGGAGGATTATGTGATGGTATAGCAGCATGGCGTCCTTACCCTAAAGTATACAGAAGAGGAGAGAAAGCAGTATACAATGGTATCTTATATGAGGCTCAATACAATGGAACATACTGGAATCCAACATACGGCTTCTGGACACGTTTGGGATCTTGTAGCGGAGGCGCATTTGCTACAGAATCATTTGACGAAACTACTGTAGAAAAACTCAGTGTATTCCCTAACCCCGCAACAGATAGAGTTAGTGTGTCATTTATGGGAGGTTCACAACAAACTTCTCACATACAACTAATCAATCTAGTAGGAAAGGTAATTCTACAGAAAGAAGTAAAAGTAACTCCTGGAAGAAATCTGATTCATTTAGATATTTCTGAAATAGAATCTGGAGTATACTTTATTAAAAACGGAACACTGTCTCCTAAAAAAATCGTTATTAACTAA
- a CDS encoding flavodoxin has translation MKKIGLFYGSDTGCTDDVTKDLTEAWGADQIDVHEVCDVSKDDFEQYDILLLGLSTWYDGDLQSDWEDFFDEFQEIDFTDKVIAIYGLGDQVGYTEYFVDGIGILAEVILKNGGQIIGHWPVAEYNFRESKAVIPDNEDMFYGLAIDNDNESNLTDTRLEKWIDQVKTELEQTTVYNAVG, from the coding sequence ATGAAGAAAATAGGTCTGTTTTATGGTTCTGATACCGGATGTACTGACGACGTAACTAAAGACTTAACAGAAGCTTGGGGAGCTGATCAGATTGATGTTCACGAAGTATGTGATGTTTCAAAAGATGATTTCGAACAATATGACATCCTACTATTAGGGCTTTCTACATGGTACGATGGAGATCTGCAAAGTGATTGGGAAGACTTTTTTGATGAGTTTCAGGAAATTGATTTCACTGATAAGGTAATAGCTATCTATGGATTGGGAGATCAGGTAGGATACACAGAATACTTTGTAGATGGAATAGGGATTCTTGCCGAAGTAATTCTAAAAAATGGAGGGCAAATCATTGGACACTGGCCAGTTGCAGAGTATAACTTCAGAGAATCAAAGGCAGTCATTCCTGATAATGAAGACATGTTTTATGGGCTTGCTATTGATAATGATAATGAATCAAACCTTACTGATACAAGACTCGAAAAATGGATTGATCAGGTAAAAACAGAATTAGAACAAACTACTGTTTACAACGCTGTTGGCTAA